The following DNA comes from Luteolibacter flavescens.
AGTCGTTTCCGAGCCACTCCGGTGGAGCTTTTCACCCGTCCGGACCCCGCCACGGGAGCCTCGCAGGTGATCATCCGACCGTAGTGATCCCGCGTGACGAAACGGACACGCGAGCCATCCCCGATGAGCTCGATATCCTCCGCATGCATGGAGGAAGTGCGCGCGCCGGTGTCTGTCTTGGCATGCAGCGGCCCCACACCGATCTCCGGCAGCGCCAGCCACTCCAGCCGCCCCAGCACCAGCCGCGGCATGCCCACCTGCTTCCACGGCAGCCCGATCTCCCGCGCGAGCTGGCCGGACGGGGTGTCGACTCGCTGCGGCACGGC
Coding sequences within:
- a CDS encoding ATP-dependent zinc protease family protein; this encodes MKRKPRSYTAVPQRVDTPSGQLAREIGLPWKQVGMPRLVLGRLEWLALPEIGVGPLHAKTDTGARTSSMHAEDIELIGDGSRVRFVTRDHYGRMITCEAPVAGSGRVKSSTGVARKRLYIETDAVLPGGFTWKIRLTLAHRGKMKCPVLLGRRALAGFFLIDPLGHHLMGALRELESQFPGICRP